Below is a genomic region from Pseudomonadales bacterium.
TTGGCAGCAAGCGCAGCTGACGGCGCTGTGTTCGGCTGATCGCTTTATTGATTATGGCCGCTGTCGTTTATTTACCGCCACCGTTAGCTATGTGCCTGCAGCAGCAATAAAAGCTAAGGCCCTGCCCAGCTTGTCGCCACGCTTTGCCGCCTACCGTGAGATTGCCGCTTTTGCCTGGGTTGCCGTCGAGGCCGTGCTTCAGTGCCCACCACAGCGTGTGCCAAGCATCGATGGTCGCACGATTCGGGTACACCGCGCGCTGGCGCATGAGTTGCAACAGCTATGCAGCCCAGACGGCACAGCAGCCGCTACAGCAACCACCATAGAAACCACCATAGAAACTGCAGTGAAAACCGCCGTAGACAACTCGTGCGAATAGATAAAACGGTTTGAGACCGTTAGCGGTTATAAAATCAGCTCGTGTAAAAAGGCCGCGACGCGGCCAGTATTTAAGAGATGTTAGATTATATTATTGCACAAATGCGCGCTGTTTAGTCTCTAGATTAAGCAGCCAAAGCCCTGATTTATCATCATCAGCAACCAGCAAAAGCTTGTCTGTATACAGGGTCATACCCTCAATTTGTCCAAATAAGCTTTGACCTTGTCGACGTTGAAACAGCGTGCTAATTTCACCATTTTGCAGATCGTATTGATAGATATTTTCATCACTGACAAACAAGATATGTTTGCCGTCTTGACTTAAAACAAGGGCGCTTTCTATATCATCTTCGAGCCCTT
It encodes:
- a CDS encoding NUDIX hydrolase; protein product: MPHSDARSILAAGLILLAEHQGQVLVLLGRDRWRRRYSVLAGKRQRLRDATGQRRLESPYQTAIREAAEESRGYWQQAQLTALCSADRFIDYGRCRLFTATVSYVPAAAIKAKALPSLSPRFAAYREIAAFAWVAVEAVLQCPPQRVPSIDGRTIRVHRALAHELQQLCSPDGTAAATATTIETTIETAVKTAVDNSCE